A stretch of DNA from Streptomyces venezuelae:
ATTGCGAAGAACGACTCCGCGCCTGGCTGACCTCCTGAATTCCGCCTCCCGTCACCTTTGTGCGCCTACCCTGGCCGGACGATCGTCAGGAGGGAGCACACAATGGCCAATCCTGTAAGCGGCCGACGCAGGCCGGAGGAGCAGCAGCTCGGTCCGGTCCTGCGGAGGCGCAGCCAGGTACAGGCGGGCAGTACGACCGACCAGCGGCTGCTGGACTCGGCCGGACCGTCGGAGTGGGTGCACACCGATCCCTGGCGGGTACTGCGCATCCAGTCGGAGTTCATCGAGGGCTTCGGGACGCTGGCGGAGCTGCCGCCGGCCATCAGCGTGTTCGGCTCCGCCCGGACCCCGGCGGACTCGCCGGAGTACGACGCGGGCGTGCGCATCGGCCGGGCCCTGGTCGACGCGGGGTTCGCGGTGATTACGGGCGGTGGGCCGGGCGCCATGGAGGCGGCCAACAAGGGGGCCCGGGAGGCCAATGGCGTCTCCGTCGGCCTCGGCATCGAGCTGCCCTTCGAACAGGGCCTCAACCAGCATGTCGATCTGGGCCTGAACTTCCGGTACTTCTTCGTCCGCAAGACGATGTTCGTGAAGTACAGCCAGGGCTTCGTGGTACTGCCCGGCGGCCTCGGCACGCTGGACGAGCTCTTCGAGGCGCTCACCCTGGTCCAGACCCAGAAGATCACCCGCTTCCCGATCGTGCTCTTCGGCACGGCCTACTGGAGCGGCCTGGTCGACTGGCTGCGTTCCACCGTCATCGCCCAGGGCAAGGCCTCGGAGCACGACCTCCACCTGTTCCACGTCACGGACGACGTGGACGAGGCCATCGCGCTGGTGACGAAGGAAGTCGGCAAGTAACCGTCAGGCAAGCCACCGTCAGGCAAGTCCCCGGCGGGCCACCGCCGGGGGCCGCAGGCCCTGGATGGACCTGACCATGTCCAGGATCTGCCGGGTCTCCGCGACCTCGTGGACCCGGTAGACCTGGGCGCCCAGCCAGGCCGAGACGGCCGTGGTGGCGAGCGTGCCCAGCAGCCGCTCCTTGACCGGCATGTCCAGGGTCTCGCCGACGAAGTCCTTGTTGGACAGCGAGACGAGCACCGGCCAGCCGGTGTCCGTCATCTCGCCGAGCCGGCGGGTGGCCTCCAGCGAGTGGCGGGTGTTCTTCCCGAAGTCGTGGCCGGGGTCGATCATGATCGCGTCCCGGCGGACCCCCAGGGCCGCCGCCCGCTCCGCCAGCCCCACCGTGACCCGCAGGATGTCCGCCATCACGTCCTCGTACTCGGTCCGGTGCGGCCGGGTTCGCGGCTCGACCCCGCCCGCGTGGGTGCAGACCAGCCCCACGTCGTACCGGGCGGCCACCTCCGCCAGCTTCGGGTCCACCCCGCCCCACGCGTCGTTCAGCAGGTCGGCCCCGGCCTCGCAGACCGCCTCGCCGACCTCGTGCCGCCAGGTGTCCACGCTGATCACCACATCGGGGTGGCGGCGGCGGACCTCCGCCACGAAGCCGACCGTACGCCGGGCCTCCTCGACCGCGTCCACGTGCTCGCCGGGACCGGCCTTGACCCCGCCGATGTCGATGATCGCGGCGCCCTCGGCCACCGCCTGCTCGACCCGGTCCAGGGCCGGCTCGTCCCGGAAGGTGGCGCCCTGGTCGTAGAAGGAGTCCGGGGTCCGGTTCACGATCGCCATGATCACCGGTTCATGCGTGCCGAATTCACGCCTGCCCAGTCGCAGCATCCCCTGTTTCCTCCTTCGACGGTCCGCCTGCGACCTTAACCGCCGCGGGTCCGTGCGACGATCGGGGCCCAGGCAGTGTCGGTGTCCCGTCTCTGGAGAGTGGTCGGTCGTGTTCTGGTTCTTGCTGATCGCGTTGGTCGTGGTCGTCGCCGCGGTCACCCTCGCGGTGATCGGGGGCGGCGAGGAGGCGGTGCTCGCCGAGGCGGCGCCGGAGCAGGTGGCCGACGGGCTGCCCGAGCACCGGGCGGTGGCCGCCGCCGACGTGGACGCGCTCCGGCTGCCGGTCGCGGTGCGCGGCTACCGGATGGCCGAGGTGGACGAGGCCCTGGCGCGGCTGGCCGCGGAACTGGCGGGGCGGGACGAGCGGATCGCCGCGCTCGAGGCCGCGCTCCGCCCGGCGGCGCCCCCGGTGCAGGGCCGGCCCCCGGCTCCGGCGCCGGGCGCCCCGAGCCTGACCAAGGGGGAGGAGTGAGCCCGGCCGGCCCCGTGCTGGCCGGCCCGGACGGGGCCCTGCGCTGCCCGTGGGCCCTGGCCACCGAGGACTACATCGCCTACCACGACCGGGAGTGGGGGCGGCCGGTCCACGGGGACGACGCCCTGTACGAGCGGCTGTGCCTGGAGGCCTTCCAGTCCGGGCTGTCCTGGCTGACGATCCTGCGCCGCCGGGCCGCCTTCCGTACCGCCTTCGCGGGTTTCCGGATCGCCGAGGTCGCCGGGTTCGGCGAGGCGGACCGGGAGCGGCTGCTGGCCGACCCCGGCATCATCCGCAACCGGGCCAAGATCGAGGCCGGCCTGGCCAATGCCCGGGTCCTGGCCGGCTGGGCCCCGGGGGAGCTGGACGCCCTGATCTGGTCCCACGCCCCGGCGGAGCCCGGTCCGGCCCCGGTGAGCACCACCCAGGTGCCGGCGGTGACCCCGGAGTCCACCGCCCTGGCGAAGGCGCTGAAGCAGGCCGGGATCCGCTTCGTCGGCCCGACCACCGCCTACGCCCTGATGCAGGCGTGCGGCCTGGTGAACGACCACCTGGCCGCCTGCACCTCCCGCGAGGGCGCGGAGCGCGCTCAGCGGCCCAGGTAGCGCGGGGCCTCCTTGGCGAGGAAGGCCTGCACGGCGATGGCGTGGTCCTCGGAGGCACCGGCCATGGTCTGGAGGGCGTCCTCCTTCTCCAGGGCGTCCGAGAGGGAGTGCGAGGCCCCGTAGGCCAGCGAGGCCTTGATCGCCGCGTAGGCCACCGTGGGGCCGTCCGCCAGGGTGCGGGCCACCGCCGCCGCCTCCGCGGCCAGCGCGTCCGAGGGGACCAGGCGGTTGGCGATGCCCAGGTCGTACGCCTCCTGGGCCTTCAGCGAGCGGGGGAAGAGCAGCAGGTCGCTGGCGCGGGAGGCGCCGATCAGGCGGGGCAGGGTCCAGGAGACCCCGGAGTCCGCGGTCAGCGCCACCCCGACGAAGGAGGTGTTGAAGGAGGCGGTGTTGGCGACCACCCGGAAGTCGGCGGCGAGGGCGAAGCCGAATCCGGCGCCCGCCGCGACCCCGTTCACGCCCGCGACCACCGGCTTGGGCATCTCGGTGATCGCCCGCACGATCGGGTTGTAGTGGTCGGCGACGGTCGACATGGTCAGCGAGGTGCCGGTCTCGCGGTCCGAGATCAGGTTGCCGACGTGTTCCTTGAGGTCCTGGCCCACACAGAAGGCGCGGTTGCCGGCCGCGGTCAGCAGCACCGCCCGGACGGCGGTGTCCTGGCCGGCCGTCTGGAGCGCGTCCCGCAGGGCCACCTTCGCCTCGGTGTTCATCGCGTTCATCGCGTCCGGGCGGTTGATCGTGATCGTCGCGAGTCCGTCGGTCACTTCGTAGAGCACGCTGTCGGACATGGCGGGGGTCCCCCTTCGTCGCGGGTCTGCTCGAATCGGCTCGGGTCAGCATGGCGGACCGGACCGGGCCCCGGCAGGCGGCGTCGTGTGATGTGTGTCAAAGAATGCGGGCCGGGGAGGCGGGCGGCGGTGGCGAAGTATCGCAGGCGGATCCCCGAAATGAGTGGTTTTGGTCGAGCGCGTTGCCCAAGCGTTCCCTGCTGATGTTGGTCATCGGGTCCTGACATGCGGGATAATGGCTGGGAAGCAATGTGTTCGATGCCGGGTCTCAGGCGCCTGAATGGGGCCGTCGGCTGACGATGAGCTGGTTTCAGGAAGGGGAACGAGCATGGCGGCCATGAAGCCGCGGACGGGCGACGGCCCGCTCGAGGTGACCAAGGAGGGGCGGGGCATCGTCATGCGCGTACCGCTCGAAGGCGGCGGTCGGCTCGTGGTCGAGCTGACCCCGGACGAGGCCGACGCCCTGGGTGACGCCCTGAAGAAGGTCGTCGGCTGACGCCGACGCTCGTACTTCTCCGTTAAAGATTCCGGTACTGCCCCGGTCGCTCCGTGCGACCGGGGCAGTGCTGTCTGTACCTGCGGCCTGCGGCCTGCGGGCGCCGGGTCAGCGGCGGACGGCGCAGAGCAGGCCGTCGCCCACCGGCAGCAGGGCGGACTCCAGGGCCGGGCTCTCGCGGACCGTGCGGAGCAGCTCGCGGACCCGGAGCACCTCGGTCTCCTGGGCGGTGGAGTCGACCGTACGGCCGTCCGCGAAGACCCCTTCGAAGCAGACCAGACCGCCCGGCCGCAGCAGGCGCAACGATTCAGCGAGGTAGTCCAGCGACTCGCAGGGGTCGCCGTCGCAGAAGACGAGGTCGTACCCGCCGTCGGCGAGCCGGGGCAGGACGTCGAGGGCGCGGCCGGGGATGAAGCGGGCCCGGTTGCCGGCGAAGCCCGCGGCCCGGAAGGCCTGCCGGGCGAAGGCCTGCCGGTCGGGCTCGGGGTCGACGGTGGTCAGCACCCCGTCCGGGCGCATGCCGTGCAGCAGGTGGATGCCGGAGACCCCGGTACCGGTGCCGATCTCCGCGACCGCCTTGGCGTCCGCGGTGGCGGCCAGCAGGCGCAGCACGGCCCCGGTGCCCGGGGAGACGGCCCGCAGGCCCGCTTCCCTGGACCGGTCGCGGGCCCACCGCAGAGCGTCGTCCTCGGCGACAAACGCGTCGGCGAACGCCCAGCTCGTCTGCCGGTTGCCGGTAATGACCCTCTCCTGTCCCCTTAGTTGGCGCAACGGTGACTGTATCCGTTGGCCGCGGGAACCCGCAGATGGGACCGGGCGTTGGGAGGGGTGAGGGCGTGCGGCGCCCACCGCCCGTGCAAAGTTCGGGCAAAAACACTTATCCGGAGCTGACGGAGGGGGTGGCTATGGTAGGGGCTCCACTGGACTCCACCAGAGCCGATAGGGGAGGTGCGGCTGCGCCTGTGGATCGTGGAGGCGTCCTGAGACGTCTCTTCTGGTCGGCGGGTGAGCCGAAATCCGTGACCGACAATGCTGACCGCTTCCACACCGCCGCCACCGCAACCACCGCGACCTTTGCCGCCGATGCGGGCTCACAGGCGTGGACCCCTCCCAGTTGGGAGGAGATCGTCAGCACGCACAGCGCCCGTGTCTACCGTCTCGCATACCGCCTGACGGGCAACCAGCACGATGCCGAAGACCTCACCCAGGAGGTCTTCGTCCGGGTCTTCCGGTCGCTGTCCACCTACACGCCCGGCACCTTCGAGGGCTGGTTGCACCGCATCACCACCAACCTCTTCCTGGACATGGTCCGCCGCAAGCAGCGGATCCGGTTCGACGCGCTCGCCGACGACGCCGCCGAGCGGCTGCCGAGCCGTGAGCCCTCCCCGCAGCAGGTGCTGCACGACACCCACTTCGACGCGGACGTCCAGCAGGCGCTCGATACCCTCGCCCCCGAGTTCCGTGCGGCCGTGGTGCTCTGCGACATCGAAGGACTGTCGTACGAGGAGATCGCCGCCACCCTCGGCGTGAAGCTCGGCACCGTGCGCAGCCGTAT
This window harbors:
- the sigE gene encoding RNA polymerase sigma factor SigE, with the protein product MVGAPLDSTRADRGGAAAPVDRGGVLRRLFWSAGEPKSVTDNADRFHTAATATTATFAADAGSQAWTPPSWEEIVSTHSARVYRLAYRLTGNQHDAEDLTQEVFVRVFRSLSTYTPGTFEGWLHRITTNLFLDMVRRKQRIRFDALADDAAERLPSREPSPQQVLHDTHFDADVQQALDTLAPEFRAAVVLCDIEGLSYEEIAATLGVKLGTVRSRIHRGRSHLRKALKHRSPEARAEQRALAGVGGGVGGGGGTE
- a CDS encoding O-methyltransferase, which translates into the protein MRQLRGQERVITGNRQTSWAFADAFVAEDDALRWARDRSREAGLRAVSPGTGAVLRLLAATADAKAVAEIGTGTGVSGIHLLHGMRPDGVLTTVDPEPDRQAFARQAFRAAGFAGNRARFIPGRALDVLPRLADGGYDLVFCDGDPCESLDYLAESLRLLRPGGLVCFEGVFADGRTVDSTAQETEVLRVRELLRTVRESPALESALLPVGDGLLCAVRR
- a CDS encoding DUF3117 domain-containing protein, translated to MAAMKPRTGDGPLEVTKEGRGIVMRVPLEGGGRLVVELTPDEADALGDALKKVVG
- a CDS encoding DNA-3-methyladenine glycosylase I, with protein sequence MSPAGPVLAGPDGALRCPWALATEDYIAYHDREWGRPVHGDDALYERLCLEAFQSGLSWLTILRRRAAFRTAFAGFRIAEVAGFGEADRERLLADPGIIRNRAKIEAGLANARVLAGWAPGELDALIWSHAPAEPGPAPVSTTQVPAVTPESTALAKALKQAGIRFVGPTTAYALMQACGLVNDHLAACTSREGAERAQRPR
- a CDS encoding enoyl-CoA hydratase/isomerase family protein, whose protein sequence is MSDSVLYEVTDGLATITINRPDAMNAMNTEAKVALRDALQTAGQDTAVRAVLLTAAGNRAFCVGQDLKEHVGNLISDRETGTSLTMSTVADHYNPIVRAITEMPKPVVAGVNGVAAGAGFGFALAADFRVVANTASFNTSFVGVALTADSGVSWTLPRLIGASRASDLLLFPRSLKAQEAYDLGIANRLVPSDALAAEAAAVARTLADGPTVAYAAIKASLAYGASHSLSDALEKEDALQTMAGASEDHAIAVQAFLAKEAPRYLGR
- a CDS encoding TIGR00730 family Rossman fold protein, giving the protein MANPVSGRRRPEEQQLGPVLRRRSQVQAGSTTDQRLLDSAGPSEWVHTDPWRVLRIQSEFIEGFGTLAELPPAISVFGSARTPADSPEYDAGVRIGRALVDAGFAVITGGGPGAMEAANKGAREANGVSVGLGIELPFEQGLNQHVDLGLNFRYFFVRKTMFVKYSQGFVVLPGGLGTLDELFEALTLVQTQKITRFPIVLFGTAYWSGLVDWLRSTVIAQGKASEHDLHLFHVTDDVDEAIALVTKEVGK
- the folP gene encoding dihydropteroate synthase, with amino-acid sequence MLRLGRREFGTHEPVIMAIVNRTPDSFYDQGATFRDEPALDRVEQAVAEGAAIIDIGGVKAGPGEHVDAVEEARRTVGFVAEVRRRHPDVVISVDTWRHEVGEAVCEAGADLLNDAWGGVDPKLAEVAARYDVGLVCTHAGGVEPRTRPHRTEYEDVMADILRVTVGLAERAAALGVRRDAIMIDPGHDFGKNTRHSLEATRRLGEMTDTGWPVLVSLSNKDFVGETLDMPVKERLLGTLATTAVSAWLGAQVYRVHEVAETRQILDMVRSIQGLRPPAVARRGLA
- a CDS encoding DivIVA domain-containing protein, with the translated sequence MFWFLLIALVVVVAAVTLAVIGGGEEAVLAEAAPEQVADGLPEHRAVAAADVDALRLPVAVRGYRMAEVDEALARLAAELAGRDERIAALEAALRPAAPPVQGRPPAPAPGAPSLTKGEE